GTACATAGTTCTTAGCGTATTTTATTAATTTTATTAAAGTGAGGCTAAAGTTCTTCGGTTTTTCGATTACAGCGCCACGTCCGGGTCCCATCATCGGTCCCTTAGGTCCTTTGTTTTCACTCATGCGGACAACTCCTCCTCACTCAATTGAGACAATGCGATTTCTCTGTACACTTCACATCTCTCAAGTAGTTCATAATGCTTTCCTATTCCTACAATTTCACCTTTATCTACCACCAGTATTTTATCTGCATCCATAATCGTGCCGATTCTCTGAGCCACTATAAATGTAGTAACCCCTGAAGTTTCTCTTTTCAAAGTACTTCGGAGAATCCTGTCAGTTCTATAGTCAAGAGCAGAAAAACTGTCGTCAAAGATATAGAACATAGGTTTTCTGGCTATGGCTCTGGCAATAGAAAGTCTTTGTTTTTGACCACCTGATAGATTGGTACCGCCTTGAGTGATTTCCGAATTATACTCATTACCCATGTTTTCTACAAAGTCCTGAGCTTGCGCTATACTTATGGCTTTTTTTACATCTTCCATGGTATTGTCTAAGGATTTGTCACCAAAATTTACATTGGATTCTACTGTCCCCATAAACATAAAACTCTTTTGAGGTACATAACCTATCATTCTTCTTAGTGCATCTAAATCATATTCCTTTATCTCGACACCATTTATAAATATCTCACCTTCGGTAGCGTCAAAAAACCTTGGAATCAGATTGATAATTGAACTCTTTCCACTGCCAGTTGACCCTATAAAAGCTATGGTTTCTCCCCTATTTGCAGTAAAACTTATATTGTGAAGTACATAATCGGAAGCATCCGGATATTTAAAAGATACATCTTTAAATACCACTTCTCCCTCGTAACCCGGTAATCCTTCCAAGACATCTCCCGATTTTATTCTAGCTTTCGTTTCCAAAACTTCGTTAATTCTCTTAGCAGATACCGATGCTCTAGGTGCAAGTATAAATACCATTACAAGCATCATAAAGGAAACAATGACCTGCATTGCATAGGATGAAAAAACTACCATATTTGAGAAAATATTTAATTTATCCATCATTTGAGCACTATTGATTAAAACAGCTCCTATCCAGTAGATAATAAGGGATAGTGCACTCATCATAGTTGTGATTACAGGCATCATTATAGCCATTGCCCTGCTGGTGTAAAGCTGAGTATCGGTCAGTTCATTATTTGCTATCTCAAATTTATTTTCTTGATATACTTCGGCATTATAAGCTCTTACAACAGGCAGGCCGCTTAAGTTTTCTCTCATGACGCGATTTATATTATCAGTTAAGCTCTGCATGATCCTAAACTTAGGATACACGAAATACATGACAGTTGCTATCACCGTTATCATCACAAGTACTACCAATCCGGTCGCTACAGTCCATTCAAAGCCTTTACCAGCAATTTTACTAATTGCCCATACGACCATAATAGGAGACTTAATCATAAGCTGAAGTCCTATAGTAATAATCATCTGGATCTGAGTTACATCATTTGTAGATCTAGTAATCAGACTGGAAGTTGAAAACAAATTGATTTCCTCCATAGAGAAAGAATCAACTTTGGAAAACAGCATACTCCTGAGCCTTGCCGAGAATGAAGCTGCAATTTTCGAGGCCAAATACCCAACTGTTACTGCAGATATAAAACTTCCCAATGCACAAATAAGCATTTTTATACCGGCAATCCAAATCTGAGACATTTCACTGCCTGGAGTTTGAGTAAGTCTTGTTATCTCAGACATATAATCCGGAAGTTTTAAATCGAGCCAAACCTGTGCAACGATAAAAACAAGCGCAAAAAAGCCCATGAAAAGCTCAGTTTTATTTAATTTTTTCAATATTTTTATCATAATAACTCCTCAAAATATAATGGAAAAACCTATTCCATATCTTCACTATTCCTTCTACTCATAATTTCCGATAATCGTCCGAGGATTCTCACATATTCACTTGCATCCTTTTCTCCAAGTTCTTTTAGATTTTCTGCAGTCTTTTTAATCATCGTATCCATATGTTTTTTTGTTTCTTTCTTCCCTTTTTCCGTCATCTCTATAAGAATCTTTCTTCGATCAGAAGGATCTATACTCCTTTTAATAAAACCCTTGTCTTCAAGTCCATTAAGTGCTGCAGCTACTCTTGCAGAACTGATATTAAGTTCCTCGGATAAATCACCGGGGCTTATTTTCTCATCCTTACTAAAAGCTAAACAGGCCATAATGCTCTTCTCTCCATGCATAGCATCAGTAATCTTCTTTTGTGGCTTTGATTTATATAGCCTTTGCATATATTCTAAGAGTTCTCTTGCCAAAATTTCGTAATCCATAATCCACCTCCTAATTACCTAACACTATTAGTATTATATATCTATTAGCTAATTTGTCAAGTCTTTTACTATGCAAATATTAACTTCCAAAGCTTTCAAAAATAAAAAAGATGGAAAATCCGAAGATTTCCCATCTTACTATTATTTGAAAGCATTTTGAGGTGCCCTATCGTCAAAAGGCGCTCTTTTGGTTCCGATTCCATGCTCATCTATATGATTGAATATACTTTTAAAATCACGCGTGTAACCACTGTGCCCCGTGCATACGAGATTTACATCCACTTCTTTTATCCTGTTTTTAAACTCAACAAGTGATTGCCTTAACTGTTTTGAATTCATATTAAAGAAATCAAAAAATGCATATCCTCCATTTTTATTTATGGCAAGAGAGTCACCGGTAATTAAAACCTTGTCGTCTACCAAGTAGCTAGCATGTCCAGGTGTATGTCCCGGAACATAGAACACTTCAATTTTAATCCCCTCTATATAGATAGTCTCACCATCTTTTAAGCAGCAGTACCTTCCGCTATATACAATTGGGTTTTTTATCCTCAGTGGTCCAAACACGAATCTCTCCTCTTTTCCAAGTAGCATATCCTCTTCGTTTTCGTGTATATATACACATGCATTCGGAAAAATTCTTGTACCTTTATCGCTGATTCCTCCGGCATGATCCATATCTGCATGGGTTATTAAGACCGTTTTTATTAATTTAGGATCAACACCTATTTTCACAAACTCCCCTTCCAAATCAGGGAAAGTTTCGTATCCTGAATCAAAGGCTATGGTAGTACCATTTTTAGTATAGAACCATATATTGACATCCCATTGTCTTATGCAGCTTACATTCTCCGATATAACCGAAGTATTTGCAGGGTTGAGCATACCCGTCCCCTCCAGCTTTCTGGGTTTTATATTATGTGCAAAAAAATTAATTATGCTCATTTTTCTATCTCCTAAATTATGTTTTAACCAATTCGTTAAAATCGATTATTCTGGTGCAGAGCTTGTTTAATAATGCCTTATCGTGACTTATGACCATCAAACCGATTTTTTTGCTATCACAAAGCTCGGTTATCGTCTTCCAGATATTTGCCTGGGTTATACCGTCAAGCATCGTAGTAATCTCATCTGCAATTATAAATTCAGTCCTTTTATCAAAAGCTCTTGCCATACAGAAACGCTGAAGTTCTCCTCCTGAAAGCTCAATCGGCCATCTGTTCAACCAATCATGGGATATCCCAAATTTTTCCATAATATACTCTTTTTCAATATCCGATTCTTCCAAAACTTTATGGATTTTCCATCTGGGATTGATGGATTTTTCAGGATGCTGATGAATCATTTGTACGGGATTGAATTTTAATTTATCATTTTGTAATTTTTCA
The sequence above is a segment of the Peptoniphilaceae bacterium AMB_02 genome. Coding sequences within it:
- a CDS encoding ABC transporter ATP-binding protein; the protein is MIKILKKLNKTELFMGFFALVFIVAQVWLDLKLPDYMSEITRLTQTPGSEMSQIWIAGIKMLICALGSFISAVTVGYLASKIAASFSARLRSMLFSKVDSFSMEEINLFSTSSLITRSTNDVTQIQMIITIGLQLMIKSPIMVVWAISKIAGKGFEWTVATGLVVLVMITVIATVMYFVYPKFRIMQSLTDNINRVMRENLSGLPVVRAYNAEVYQENKFEIANNELTDTQLYTSRAMAIMMPVITTMMSALSLIIYWIGAVLINSAQMMDKLNIFSNMVVFSSYAMQVIVSFMMLVMVFILAPRASVSAKRINEVLETKARIKSGDVLEGLPGYEGEVVFKDVSFKYPDASDYVLHNISFTANRGETIAFIGSTGSGKSSIINLIPRFFDATEGEIFINGVEIKEYDLDALRRMIGYVPQKSFMFMGTVESNVNFGDKSLDNTMEDVKKAISIAQAQDFVENMGNEYNSEITQGGTNLSGGQKQRLSIARAIARKPMFYIFDDSFSALDYRTDRILRSTLKRETSGVTTFIVAQRIGTIMDADKILVVDKGEIVGIGKHYELLERCEVYREIALSQLSEEELSA
- a CDS encoding MarR family transcriptional regulator; amino-acid sequence: MDYEILARELLEYMQRLYKSKPQKKITDAMHGEKSIMACLAFSKDEKISPGDLSEELNISSARVAAALNGLEDKGFIKRSIDPSDRRKILIEMTEKGKKETKKHMDTMIKKTAENLKELGEKDASEYVRILGRLSEIMSRRNSEDME
- a CDS encoding MBL fold metallo-hydrolase; translation: MSIINFFAHNIKPRKLEGTGMLNPANTSVISENVSCIRQWDVNIWFYTKNGTTIAFDSGYETFPDLEGEFVKIGVDPKLIKTVLITHADMDHAGGISDKGTRIFPNACVYIHENEEDMLLGKEERFVFGPLRIKNPIVYSGRYCCLKDGETIYIEGIKIEVFYVPGHTPGHASYLVDDKVLITGDSLAINKNGGYAFFDFFNMNSKQLRQSLVEFKNRIKEVDVNLVCTGHSGYTRDFKSIFNHIDEHGIGTKRAPFDDRAPQNAFK
- a CDS encoding ATP-binding cassette domain-containing protein, producing MSLIGENLSFGYNKNSILFENLDIEIKKDEIIGLRGYSGSGKTTLGKVLAGYLPMRTGRIYVNEKLQNDKLKFNPVQMIHQHPEKSINPRWKIHKVLEESDIEKEYIMEKFGISHDWLNRWPIELSGGELQRFCMARAFDKRTEFIIADEITTMLDGITQANIWKTITELCDSKKIGLMVISHDKALLNKLCTRIIDFNELVKT